The nucleotide sequence TTTAATTGTTCAAGTTTAATATTGTCTTTCTGCGCGGTTTGGGGAATATAAAAGTTTAAGCTTAAGACATAACTATCGGCAATTTGTTGAGGATAAACTAAGAGTTTTCGATAGGGTTTATTCGTTTTTGGGTTTAGGTTTTGAGATGAAAATAAAAGACCTCTTTTACTTTCTGTGAATAGGCTAAACCTTGAGGCTTTGGGGGTGTCTTTCCGTAAGTCTAGGGTTTTTTCGGTAAAATCTGGAAAAGGTTGAATGATAGTTTGATAAGTATTATTTACCCATTCACGGGGGAAATAAAGCGGTTGAAAGTTTTCATCTATTCCTGTTTGGATTTGAAAAATAAAACTGTGAATATTGGCCGCATAAATATTAATATCTATATCATTCATCACTTTTTGTTATTTGGTGGTTGGGGGAGGTTGTTTGATGGTGCTTTGAATAGTTTGGCGGACTAAAGATTTATTGCCTATCATCTGTCCTTCTTGCCTAAGATTGTAGATTTCTTTTAATTGTTCCTCATTTTCTACAATATCAGCACGAACTCTAATATTTTGACAAGTTTCTGATAAAGTAGTTTGGATGTCTGGATGTTGCTCACACCAGTCTAAAATGGTATCAGCAATCTCAAAATCTTCTTCTGTTTCTAGTTGCGCTAAATTTTTGTCTAGGTTTGCTAAGTCTTGCCAAGCATCAGCAGAAAAAATACTGTTTCTGTCTTTGATGAGTTTGACAAAAACTAAGAGGGTTTTCGTTGATTCATCTATTGTTGATTCTTTCATCATGGTTATCCTTACATCTCTTTAATGAAATTATTATATATATAGATTGATGCGTTGGGAACACATCCTACAAGTATTTACAATACTAAAATTATTCTAGCTTATATTGCCTAAACTACAAAAGGCTGCCCAATATATGGGATGGTTAAAGGGTGGGTTAGGATAATCTCTTCTTAAACAAGTTGCGATATCTTTTATCAGTTTTTCATTACTAATGTTTAAGGTTTTTACCCAGTTAATAATGTCTTGTCTGGTAGCGGTTTGCATCCACTGTTGAGTTTTTTGTAATGCTTGACAAACGCTTAAGGAGTGGCTTTCATCTAGCAGCAGTTGATAAAAATGAATCATTAACAGCGCTGTTGGGAAATCTCCTACACTCCATAAACTGTTGATCACATGAAGACTTCCAGCATATAAAAATCCACTTCCTAACCCGATATATTCATCTATTTCTTTGCTAAAGCCGGTTATCCCTGTTTCGCAAGCAGATAAGGCGACTAAATAACATTGAGATAGGTTAATTTTCTCAAAAATATCCCGCAGGGTTAACCCTTCTTTGGTGTTTCCTCTGTTACCATCTCGTAAGGTAAGGATTGAGGTTTCTTCCTCTCTATTGATAGCGGTTTGTTCTGTTTCTATGCTTCCAGCTAAAAGTAAAGCTGACTCTAAGGGAGATTTAAAGTTATATCCTCCATGACAAGCAAAATGAACAAAAGAACTTTCTCTTAAATTCTTTATGGTGTCGGGATGAATAAATTTGTTTTTAGTGGCTTCTTTTCCTTTGAGAATAAAAATATTAGGATTAAATTTTTGTTGAATGGTTTCTACTTCTACATCACTATAGGTTAAATCTTCCGTTGGGTTTTGCAGTCCGAAAAAATATCTTAAACGACTAGGGGATTCTCTGTTAAAGGATTTTTGATGTAATCTGTGTAAAAGTTGGCAACTGGGAATATATTGAATACCGTCAGTAAATCTTTGTTGTAGGGGTGAAATGGCATGAATGGGAATTAAATGTAAGTATTGATGGGGAATTAAGATTAAATGGTTACAGTCATGAGGCGTTTTTGCTAAGACTTGAGGCAGTAATAAGGTATCCTCTAATTTACCTAGTTTTTCGGGTAAGTTACTTTCCCATCCTTTTTGACGATAGTCCGTTAAGTAATCTTTAGCCCAGTTTCTTAAAATGTCTAACTCATCACGGTTACTAACTACTACATCAATACTGTTATGAGTAATGATAAAAGTATAAAAGCGATCGCTGCTTATATACCATTCCCAAATCACGGTATTTTCATCTAGGATAGATTGAATAGTTTTTAATTTAATCGGTTCAACCCGTTGGGTTAGGGTAAAATCGGGATCAAAAATCTGGATTTGATTGAGGAGTTCTTGTAAACGAAGACGATCGCGGCTTAAGTGTTCCTTGTCTTCTTTTGTTTCCTTAAACTCTAACCCTGATATATCTAACTGACGACGTAACTTCATATATTCATCATACAGGGGTCTTTGAGAGTCGGTTGTATTCTCAGGAATCGGAACGTTAATAGAGTCCAATAATTCTACTAAATAACGAGATTTATTACTTTCTACGGTGGTAAAGGCTAAATCGAACAGGTTATCTTTTAAACAAACTTCGATCATCTTGTGATAAACATCGATGGCATCTGCTTGTATTTCTCCTTTACTGTGGTGAGTTTTAGCCCATTGTCGACTTTGTTCTACCGCAGCAATAGCCCGACTATAGCCAATTCTTGCCGTTTCCCAGTCTTTTTTAAGGGTAGCCGCATTCCCTAAATTACGTCCTGTTTGTAAACAGTCTATCGGAAAAGTGATCGGGGTTCTTACTTCTAAAGAGTGGTTATAGGCGGCTATAGCCAATTCTAGATTCTCTGCCCTTTCCCCTCGGATGCGATAATTATAAGCTAATCCCAGATTATTTTGTGTCGTTGCCCACTCATAAGGAAAGGCATCACGGGTATATACTTCTAATGACTGGTTAAATGCCGCTATAGCTAACTCTAGATTATCTGCCCTTTCCCCTCGGATGCGATCACTATAAGCTATCCCCAAATTAATTTGTGTCGTTGCCCACTCATAAGGAAAGGCGGCACGGGTATATACTTCTAATGACTGGTTAAATGCCGCTATAGCCAATTCTAGATTCTCTGCGCTTTCCCCTCGGATGCGATCTAGATAAGCTATCCCCAGATTATTTTGTGTCCTTGCCCAATCTTCAGGAAAGGCTTCACGGGTATAAACTTCTAATGACTGGTTATAGGCGGCTATAGCCAATTTTAGATTCTCTGCCCTTTCCCCTCGGATGTGATTTTTATAAGCATTCCCCAGATTAGTTTGTGTCCTTGCCCAATCTTCAGGAAAGGCATCACGGGTATAAACTTCTAATGACTGGTTTAATGCTGCTATAGCCAATTCTAGATTCTCTGCCCTTTCCCCTCGGATGCGATATAGATAAGCT is from Gloeothece verrucosa PCC 7822 and encodes:
- a CDS encoding CHAT domain-containing tetratricopeptide repeat protein; translated protein: MDEARLQAYVNLIEQLLNCPQGDEPKILQANEELLDEGLLQVMESYAAWLEEQGNKNNADWLRNWALSLGEYLNRQEVNIEEYQKFLQEVLQAEYESKSNVAVVYPILERHQHLLNDTFAQVLQQWARNVFSGSNTEEAAAFAGVIQNLCNKFQQFPRGSRANNLEIAITGYLTLLELYTREAFPVDWATTQNNLGAAYSDRIRGERAENLELAIAALNLSLEVYTRDAFPEDWARTQNNLGAAYNYRIRGERAENLELAIAALNQSLEVYTRDAFPEDWATTQNNLGAAYNYRIRGERAENLELAIAAYNQSLEVYTRDAFPEDWARTQNNLGLAYNYRIRGERAENLELAIAALNLSLEVLTRDAFPYEWAGTQTNLGLAYNYRIRGERAENLELAIAALNQSLEVLTREAFPVEWARTQNNLGIAYLYRIRGERAENLELAIAALNQSLEVYTRDAFPEDWARTQTNLGNAYKNHIRGERAENLKLAIAAYNQSLEVYTREAFPEDWARTQNNLGIAYLDRIRGESAENLELAIAAFNQSLEVYTRAAFPYEWATTQINLGIAYSDRIRGERADNLELAIAAFNQSLEVYTRDAFPYEWATTQNNLGLAYNYRIRGERAENLELAIAAYNHSLEVRTPITFPIDCLQTGRNLGNAATLKKDWETARIGYSRAIAAVEQSRQWAKTHHSKGEIQADAIDVYHKMIEVCLKDNLFDLAFTTVESNKSRYLVELLDSINVPIPENTTDSQRPLYDEYMKLRRQLDISGLEFKETKEDKEHLSRDRLRLQELLNQIQIFDPDFTLTQRVEPIKLKTIQSILDENTVIWEWYISSDRFYTFIITHNSIDVVVSNRDELDILRNWAKDYLTDYRQKGWESNLPEKLGKLEDTLLLPQVLAKTPHDCNHLILIPHQYLHLIPIHAISPLQQRFTDGIQYIPSCQLLHRLHQKSFNRESPSRLRYFFGLQNPTEDLTYSDVEVETIQQKFNPNIFILKGKEATKNKFIHPDTIKNLRESSFVHFACHGGYNFKSPLESALLLAGSIETEQTAINREEETSILTLRDGNRGNTKEGLTLRDIFEKINLSQCYLVALSACETGITGFSKEIDEYIGLGSGFLYAGSLHVINSLWSVGDFPTALLMIHFYQLLLDESHSLSVCQALQKTQQWMQTATRQDIINWVKTLNISNEKLIKDIATCLRRDYPNPPFNHPIYWAAFCSLGNIS